The Verrucomicrobiota bacterium genome contains a region encoding:
- a CDS encoding toprim domain-containing protein, translated as MNKQFIGFDRLKQSISMEQVLGRYGLLETLRRGADSLSGVCPLHRGHNSTQFRVNLVKNCWICFGDCHGGGSIVDFVSQMEKVGIREAGLLLQDWFNLESGNGHEALRPVAKEKVIPIRKETNPPLRFSLGALDGAHSYLTKRGLTPETIRTFGLGYCSRGMLRGWVAIPIHDAKGNLVAYASRWPGTPPDEQPKYRLPCGFRKSLELFNQHRAVKESAAESLVVVEGFFGCMRIWQAGHRRVVSLMGSMLSPGQEDCIVQLAGESGHVLLLFDEDAAGRKGRAEAQERLGKHVVVNIVRLAEGQQPDSLEPEALLALIEQHSEKGVAA; from the coding sequence ATGAACAAGCAATTCATCGGTTTCGACCGATTGAAACAATCCATATCCATGGAGCAGGTGTTGGGGCGGTATGGATTATTGGAAACGCTGCGACGCGGCGCGGACAGCCTGAGCGGGGTCTGTCCGTTGCATCGCGGCCACAACTCGACGCAGTTCCGGGTGAACCTGGTGAAGAACTGCTGGATCTGTTTCGGAGACTGTCACGGCGGCGGGAGCATCGTGGACTTCGTGAGCCAGATGGAAAAGGTCGGCATCCGGGAGGCCGGGCTGTTGTTACAGGACTGGTTTAACCTCGAATCGGGCAATGGGCATGAAGCCCTTCGTCCGGTGGCAAAGGAGAAAGTCATCCCGATTCGGAAGGAAACCAATCCGCCCTTGCGCTTCTCATTGGGGGCACTGGACGGAGCGCATTCGTATCTGACAAAGCGCGGGCTGACACCAGAAACCATCCGCACTTTCGGCTTGGGGTATTGTTCGCGCGGAATGTTGCGAGGTTGGGTTGCGATTCCGATTCACGACGCGAAAGGAAATCTGGTGGCGTATGCCAGTCGCTGGCCGGGCACACCGCCGGACGAACAGCCCAAATACCGTCTGCCGTGCGGTTTCCGAAAGTCGCTCGAACTGTTCAACCAACATCGGGCGGTGAAGGAAAGCGCTGCCGAATCACTGGTGGTGGTCGAAGGATTCTTCGGGTGCATGAGAATATGGCAGGCAGGCCATCGCCGGGTCGTGTCGCTGATGGGCAGCATGTTGTCACCGGGACAGGAAGATTGCATCGTGCAACTCGCCGGAGAGAGTGGTCATGTGCTGCTGTTGTTCGATGAGGACGCGGCGGGAAGAAAAGGCAGGGCCGAAGCACAGGAACGGTTAGGCAAGCACGTCGTTGTGAACATCGTCCGGCTGGCTGAAGGGCAACAGCCTGATTCGCTTGAACCGGAAGCACTCCTGGCATTGATCGAGCAACATTCGGAGAAGGGAGTGGCCGCATGA
- a CDS encoding JAB domain-containing protein produces the protein MKPPQEFKVVSLRECPTPETLLICETPEQVAEYWRLNITSNPYYNSDCECLAVLLLNTRRRVKGHQLLSFGTIDTLLVDVRTVFRGAIIASAAALVLAHNHPSGDPTPSEADIKVTRDLIRAGQLLKIEVLDHVIIGVGRHSSLRSLGYFAC, from the coding sequence ATGAAACCACCGCAGGAGTTCAAGGTGGTGTCGTTGCGGGAATGTCCGACCCCGGAAACGCTGCTGATCTGTGAGACGCCCGAACAGGTGGCGGAATACTGGCGGCTGAACATCACGAGCAATCCGTATTACAACTCGGATTGCGAATGTCTGGCCGTGTTGCTGTTGAACACGCGAAGGCGGGTCAAAGGCCATCAACTGCTGAGCTTCGGCACGATCGACACTCTGCTTGTTGACGTTCGCACGGTGTTTCGCGGCGCAATCATTGCCAGCGCTGCCGCCCTGGTGCTGGCACACAATCACCCTTCGGGTGACCCCACACCGAGCGAAGCGGACATCAAAGTCACACGCGACCTGATTCGTGCCGGGCAACTGCTCAAAATTGAAGTCTTGGACCACGTCATCATTGGCGTGGGCCGGCATTCGTCTCTTCGAAGTCTGGGCTATTTCGCCTGTTAG
- a CDS encoding ThiF family adenylyltransferase, which produces MNYIIGCGGVGSAIVPSFCLLRSPDEITLIDGDTIERKNLNRQMFDASQIGMNKAQALAGRFGCRSLPEWFARGNIRHFRNDWLICLVDNHRARLETLEECDDYGCQAIIAANEMHSAEAYYYRRVWKGTPRDPRVYYPELTTDHSGDPRAASIGCTGEVQENNRQLVSANLMAAALAEHLFVLWQMKAPRLDKETVELLPYRFAANLTQLETYRQKGG; this is translated from the coding sequence ATGAACTACATCATCGGTTGCGGGGGCGTGGGTTCGGCCATCGTCCCCTCATTCTGCCTGCTCAGGAGTCCTGACGAGATCACCCTGATTGACGGCGACACCATCGAACGGAAAAACCTCAACCGCCAGATGTTTGACGCCAGCCAGATCGGGATGAACAAGGCACAGGCCTTGGCAGGCAGATTCGGATGCCGCTCCCTCCCGGAGTGGTTCGCGCGCGGCAACATCCGCCATTTCAGGAATGATTGGCTGATCTGCCTTGTGGACAATCATCGCGCGCGCCTCGAAACGCTCGAGGAGTGTGACGACTACGGCTGCCAGGCCATCATCGCCGCAAACGAGATGCACTCGGCGGAAGCATACTACTACCGGCGGGTCTGGAAGGGCACACCGCGCGACCCGCGCGTTTACTACCCGGAGTTGACAACCGACCACAGCGGCGATCCGCGCGCGGCGTCGATTGGTTGCACGGGTGAGGTTCAGGAAAACAACCGGCAATTGGTATCGGCGAACCTGATGGCGGCGGCCTTGGCGGAACACCTGTTCGTGTTGTGGCAGATGAAAGCACCACGGCTGGACAAGGAGACGGTCGAGTTGCTGCCCTACAGATTCGCGGCCAACCTGACCCAACTGGAAACCTACCGGCAGAAAGGAGGATAA
- a CDS encoding WGR domain-containing protein: protein METQVQVTLYYREGSSDKVYQCAIEPAGDLFVVNFAYGRRGSTLNTGTKTSSPVDHAEARRIYDKLVKEKKAKGYTAGADGTPYQHSERKAAGLVPQLLNPIEADEVPGLIENDDWCAQEKFNGKRLLVRKQNAAIEGINKQGVVVGLPEPLFRVIQQYGAEVVLDGESIGDTFHVFDLLVLDGVDIRGWPYRERLTALMNWLAPIQQRAIKLVETAFTPQQKLQRLEQLRVGKREGIVFKQVNAPYTSGRPNSGGTQLKHKFCATLSAVVANVNQRRSVELQLLGHDGWQTCGNVTIPANHIIPKAGEVVEVRYLYAHRESGVLYQPIYLGPRGDVNDHECQVSQLKFKPED, encoded by the coding sequence ATGGAAACCCAAGTGCAAGTCACCCTGTATTATCGCGAAGGCAGCAGCGACAAGGTCTATCAATGCGCCATCGAGCCCGCCGGTGATCTGTTCGTCGTCAACTTCGCCTATGGCCGGCGCGGTTCGACCCTGAACACCGGCACGAAAACCAGTTCGCCGGTTGATCACGCGGAAGCCAGGCGCATCTATGACAAACTGGTGAAGGAAAAAAAGGCCAAGGGTTACACCGCAGGCGCGGACGGCACGCCCTATCAACACAGCGAGCGAAAAGCGGCGGGACTCGTGCCTCAGTTGCTCAATCCGATTGAGGCAGATGAGGTGCCCGGCCTGATTGAAAACGACGACTGGTGTGCGCAGGAGAAGTTCAACGGGAAACGCCTGTTGGTTCGCAAACAAAATGCGGCCATCGAAGGGATCAACAAGCAAGGCGTCGTCGTCGGACTGCCGGAGCCGTTGTTTCGAGTCATCCAGCAGTATGGCGCGGAGGTGGTGCTGGACGGCGAAAGCATCGGCGACACATTCCACGTGTTCGACCTGCTGGTGTTGGATGGTGTGGATATCCGGGGCTGGCCCTACCGGGAACGGCTGACGGCATTGATGAACTGGTTGGCTCCCATCCAGCAGCGCGCGATCAAACTGGTCGAAACGGCGTTCACCCCGCAACAAAAGTTGCAACGGTTGGAGCAACTGCGCGTGGGCAAACGGGAAGGCATCGTGTTCAAGCAGGTGAATGCCCCCTACACCAGTGGTCGGCCCAACAGCGGCGGGACGCAGTTGAAGCACAAGTTCTGCGCCACGTTGTCGGCGGTGGTCGCCAATGTGAACCAGCGACGCAGTGTCGAGTTGCAATTGCTCGGCCACGACGGCTGGCAAACCTGCGGCAACGTGACCATCCCGGCCAATCACATCATCCCCAAGGCCGGCGAGGTCGTGGAAGTTCGTTACCTCTACGCGCATCGTGAGAGCGGAGTGCTGTATCAGCCCATTTATCTCGGCCCCCGCGGCGACGTGAACGATCACGAGTGCCAGGTCTCGCAACTCAAATTCAAACCGGAAGACTGA
- a CDS encoding DUF1257 domain-containing protein produces the protein MSHFTTIQTQIKDIEALREACAEMGFDLLQNSEARGIGTQQRGEYVIRLKGSCDIALQREANHTYGLGTDWWGGHVEKEVGQNYGRLLQLYAVHKASREARKRGLSVQRALRTDGSIKLTIGGL, from the coding sequence ATGAGTCACTTCACAACCATACAAACACAAATCAAGGACATTGAAGCACTACGCGAAGCGTGCGCGGAGATGGGTTTCGACCTGCTCCAGAACAGCGAGGCGCGCGGCATCGGGACGCAGCAACGGGGCGAGTATGTCATCCGGCTGAAAGGGTCGTGCGACATTGCGCTCCAACGGGAGGCCAACCACACGTACGGCCTGGGCACCGATTGGTGGGGCGGTCACGTCGAGAAGGAGGTCGGCCAGAATTACGGCCGGCTGCTCCAGCTCTACGCCGTCCACAAAGCCAGCCGGGAAGCCAGGAAACGCGGACTGTCGGTGCAACGGGCGTTGCGCACGGACGGTTCGATCAAACTGACGATCGGAGGCTTATGA
- a CDS encoding DUF2997 domain-containing protein translates to MKIIEILINPQGQLTINAAGFQGADCEQATAFLESALGQPSNRTRKPEWFRKNVRAVNQKVGT, encoded by the coding sequence ATGAAAATCATCGAAATCCTCATCAACCCACAGGGTCAACTCACGATCAACGCCGCGGGGTTTCAGGGGGCCGACTGCGAACAAGCCACGGCCTTTCTCGAATCGGCCCTCGGCCAACCCTCGAACCGGACGCGCAAGCCGGAATGGTTCCGGAAAAACGTCCGGGCGGTCAACCAAAAGGTCGGCACATGA
- a CDS encoding AAA family ATPase, translating to MKTQITNYIRAGYPGLYLVSSEEARVEAEMKAIATTLKYRLYAWTITEGLVDTADGHARDAQDPIQLMTVLDELPENAIVLLKDFHQFLEDGNPVLVRKVKESLRVGKSKGKVQVILGCRLTLPPELEREFVVVPFALPDKATLETVLDGIAHSAKLTKPEGDAREQLLDGACGLTSIEAENAFALSVIETSQLNSRVVAREKANEVKKSGLLEVCPSPASLEEIGGLECLKAWLRQRRDAFGQAAREYGLPHPKGLFIVGIPGTGKSLTAKATASVFNRPLLKLDAGRLFAGLVGQSEGNLRSVIATVEAIAPCVLWLDEIEKGLSGSRSSGVSDGGTASRVFGTFISWLQDRTAPVFVVATANDVSQLAPELLRKGRFDELFFVDLPNQEEREAIWRIQITKFNRDSKQFDIVQLAKATEGLTGSEIEQLFIDSLHEAFSRRTEPTDLSIAMLLNELVPLSKLMSEQIDVLRKWSKGRARRATPIESENRSRKIVTANYN from the coding sequence ATGAAAACACAAATCACAAACTACATCCGGGCCGGCTATCCCGGCCTCTACCTCGTCTCGTCCGAAGAAGCGCGGGTCGAAGCGGAGATGAAAGCCATCGCGACAACCTTGAAGTATCGTTTGTATGCCTGGACCATCACGGAGGGGTTGGTTGACACCGCGGACGGTCACGCGCGGGACGCCCAGGACCCCATTCAACTGATGACCGTCCTGGATGAATTGCCGGAGAATGCGATCGTTCTGCTCAAGGACTTTCACCAGTTCCTGGAGGACGGCAATCCCGTGCTGGTGCGCAAAGTCAAGGAGAGCCTGCGCGTTGGAAAGAGCAAAGGAAAAGTTCAGGTTATCCTCGGCTGCCGTTTGACGTTGCCCCCCGAACTGGAGCGGGAATTTGTCGTGGTGCCGTTTGCCCTGCCCGACAAGGCCACGTTGGAAACCGTGCTCGATGGCATTGCCCACTCCGCGAAACTGACCAAGCCGGAAGGCGATGCGCGGGAACAACTGCTCGACGGGGCTTGTGGCCTCACCTCGATCGAAGCGGAGAATGCGTTCGCACTGTCCGTGATCGAAACCAGCCAGCTCAACTCAAGGGTGGTGGCGCGTGAAAAGGCAAACGAAGTAAAGAAGAGCGGCTTGCTGGAAGTCTGTCCGTCACCGGCGTCGCTCGAAGAAATCGGCGGATTGGAATGCCTCAAGGCGTGGCTGCGGCAACGTCGGGATGCCTTCGGCCAAGCAGCGCGGGAATATGGCCTGCCCCATCCGAAAGGCCTGTTCATCGTCGGCATTCCCGGAACGGGCAAGTCGCTGACCGCAAAAGCGACGGCCAGCGTGTTTAACCGCCCGCTGCTCAAACTGGATGCCGGCCGCCTGTTCGCCGGACTGGTGGGCCAGAGCGAGGGCAACCTGCGCTCGGTCATTGCCACCGTGGAAGCCATTGCGCCGTGCGTGTTGTGGCTGGATGAGATTGAAAAGGGATTGAGCGGCTCGCGCAGTTCGGGCGTCTCGGATGGTGGAACGGCCTCGCGGGTGTTTGGCACCTTCATCTCCTGGTTGCAGGACCGCACGGCCCCGGTGTTCGTCGTGGCGACGGCAAATGACGTGAGTCAGTTGGCGCCAGAATTGTTGCGCAAGGGACGGTTCGATGAATTGTTCTTTGTTGATCTACCGAACCAGGAAGAGCGGGAAGCGATCTGGCGGATTCAAATCACAAAGTTCAATCGTGATTCAAAGCAGTTTGACATCGTCCAACTCGCGAAGGCAACGGAGGGACTGACGGGTTCTGAAATTGAACAGTTGTTCATCGATTCGCTTCATGAAGCGTTCAGTCGCCGCACCGAACCAACGGATCTGTCGATCGCGATGCTGTTAAATGAGCTGGTGCCACTGAGCAAGCTGATGAGCGAACAAATCGACGTGCTGCGAAAGTGGTCCAAGGGTCGCGCTCGACGGGCCACGCCGATTGAATCCGAGAACCGATCAAGAAAAATCGTGACTGCGAATTACAATTAG
- a CDS encoding sodium:solute symporter, with translation MLGALDYCLIALYSISMLGIGFYLKRRASGNIEEYFLAGRKLPWWMLGCSGSAAWFDMSGTMLICSFVYMLGPRAIYLEGFRSGAGLVLIFMMLFTGKWHRRSGCMTKAELMTYRFGSGWPGEAARLVTAIGALLFAISSLAYLIRGMGLFMSMFMPLTPFSCALIMIGIAAIYTMLSGFYGVVYTDILQSIIMIAGSIIISVIALKAIPDVFSLGAVAARVTGNSEWTSFAPAFHASLPPGYARYDDMLFFSLFYLFITFVRGLDMGAEPQYFGARNDRECGLLSFIWNYWMMFRWPMMIAFAVLGIYLVDRNIPNQAAIPATTSLIRSFYPNVTENIWDDRLAEIIHAPESQPAGLIGGLQSTLGENWRKVLNLVGFNGTINPERILPAVILDSVPIGLRGLILIAMIAASMSTFAPTVNSASAYFVRDIFQRHLFPRASNRNLMVASYATTLVVVVISFWLGYMAKNINEIAVWILTSLVAGLWIPPMLRFYWWRLNGQGVALGTAVGILLPIIQRALFPDAQEFTQFFVISGLTLATTIVGSLLTKPTEISVLYRFYTSTRPFGFWGPIKKTVPPKIVISMHREHFHDLLSMPFAFFWQLLPYLILMQLVTKSFKGLWVTIPLYIVACLGLFRFWFRNLSRSLPEESRMAETPELLT, from the coding sequence ATGCTTGGCGCTCTGGATTACTGCCTGATTGCCTTGTACAGCATTTCAATGCTAGGAATTGGCTTCTACCTGAAGAGAAGGGCTTCAGGTAACATTGAAGAATATTTCTTGGCCGGAAGAAAGTTGCCGTGGTGGATGTTGGGCTGTTCCGGTTCGGCAGCGTGGTTCGATATGTCGGGCACAATGCTGATCTGTTCTTTTGTCTACATGCTCGGCCCACGGGCCATTTATCTCGAGGGCTTTCGGAGCGGAGCGGGACTCGTTCTGATTTTCATGATGCTCTTTACGGGAAAGTGGCATCGTCGTTCGGGCTGTATGACGAAGGCCGAGTTAATGACCTATCGTTTCGGATCCGGCTGGCCCGGCGAAGCCGCTCGGCTCGTTACTGCTATCGGTGCATTATTATTCGCCATCAGCTCTCTCGCGTACCTCATTCGCGGGATGGGTTTGTTCATGTCGATGTTCATGCCACTGACTCCCTTTTCCTGTGCGTTGATCATGATTGGAATCGCAGCAATTTATACGATGCTTTCCGGGTTCTACGGGGTCGTTTACACGGACATTCTCCAATCGATCATAATGATCGCAGGGTCGATTATCATCTCGGTAATAGCCCTGAAAGCCATCCCGGATGTTTTCAGCCTTGGCGCTGTGGCTGCCCGGGTCACGGGAAACTCCGAGTGGACCAGTTTCGCGCCCGCGTTTCATGCATCCCTTCCGCCCGGCTATGCGCGTTATGATGACATGCTGTTCTTCAGCCTGTTTTATCTCTTCATCACGTTCGTGAGAGGCCTTGATATGGGGGCCGAGCCGCAATATTTCGGTGCCAGGAATGATAGAGAATGTGGGTTGTTATCGTTTATTTGGAATTATTGGATGATGTTTCGTTGGCCTATGATGATCGCTTTCGCTGTCTTGGGTATCTATTTGGTCGATCGGAACATTCCGAATCAGGCAGCGATTCCGGCGACAACTTCGCTGATTAGAAGTTTCTATCCCAACGTTACCGAAAACATTTGGGACGATCGACTGGCGGAAATCATTCACGCACCCGAAAGCCAGCCTGCAGGCTTGATAGGCGGTCTGCAGTCGACTCTGGGTGAAAATTGGAGAAAGGTGTTGAACTTGGTTGGCTTTAACGGGACGATCAACCCGGAGCGTATTCTGCCGGCCGTCATTCTAGACTCAGTTCCGATTGGACTCCGCGGCCTGATCCTCATTGCGATGATTGCTGCCTCCATGTCCACGTTCGCTCCCACAGTCAACAGTGCGTCCGCCTACTTTGTGCGGGACATCTTTCAACGCCACCTTTTTCCAAGAGCGTCGAACCGGAATCTAATGGTCGCCTCGTATGCCACGACTCTGGTAGTGGTAGTGATTAGCTTTTGGTTGGGATACATGGCCAAGAATATAAATGAAATCGCCGTTTGGATCCTGACGAGCCTCGTGGCAGGCCTCTGGATTCCTCCCATGTTGCGATTCTATTGGTGGCGACTTAATGGTCAAGGGGTGGCATTGGGTACCGCAGTTGGAATCCTACTGCCGATCATTCAACGAGCACTTTTTCCTGACGCCCAAGAATTCACACAGTTTTTCGTGATCAGTGGTCTAACATTGGCGACCACAATCGTCGGTAGTCTGCTTACGAAGCCGACTGAAATTTCGGTTCTTTATCGATTTTACACCAGCACGCGCCCCTTCGGCTTCTGGGGGCCAATCAAAAAAACTGTTCCACCAAAAATCGTGATTTCGATGCATAGGGAGCACTTCCACGACCTACTTTCGATGCCTTTTGCATTCTTTTGGCAGCTTTTACCTTATCTGATTCTGATGCAGTTGGTGACCAAAAGCTTCAAAGGACTTTGGGTTACTATTCCATTATACATCGTCGCCTGCCTTGGACTTTTTCGGTTTTGGTTTCGCAACTTGTCTCGAAGCTTGCCTGAAGAATCCCGCATGGCAGAGACTCCAGAACTCCTGACATAG
- a CDS encoding methanol--corrinoid methyltransferase, whose amino-acid sequence MTKYHELAIKDPDALRFGVSPKPLTTRSGMVIGGGQVFPELNFTLPTMFVDESTMPEIRRQYHEIITGALSRAVELEANGLVIEFETLPPMTENPAWGVELANILLEAIEEAHTKHGLKSVLRMTPNDMREMERPPRMRSGPWWDCMLKTFDGAAGAGAELLSIESVGGKEVHDDALMMGDISAVIFALCVMGVRDMQFLWTQLGGIARKHGVHCAGDTACGFGNTAMVLAEQKMIPRVFAAVVRAVSAVRSLVAYECGAVGPGKDCGYENPILKAITGYPMAMEGKTAACAHLSPLGNIAAAACDTWSNESVQNIKLLGGMAPTCYLEQLIYDCRLMNQALADGRDAALLYRKWMVGSDASLDPQAYILTPVNCIAIAEAIVRAPDYYNAGKAAALTAVSLLREGMQAGSLKISEREVPWFDTIQKTVESLPVKEDQFVEQMMATVDTTKFIAADYNLPA is encoded by the coding sequence ATGACTAAATACCACGAGCTCGCGATCAAAGATCCAGACGCACTGCGATTCGGGGTGTCGCCGAAACCTTTGACCACGCGAAGCGGAATGGTAATTGGCGGCGGCCAGGTGTTTCCAGAGCTTAATTTCACGCTTCCGACCATGTTCGTGGACGAGTCCACGATGCCAGAAATCCGCCGCCAGTATCATGAGATTATCACGGGGGCGCTTAGCCGTGCCGTGGAGTTGGAAGCTAACGGGTTGGTGATCGAGTTCGAAACCCTGCCGCCGATGACCGAAAACCCTGCATGGGGAGTTGAGCTGGCCAATATACTGCTTGAAGCCATCGAGGAAGCGCACACGAAGCACGGACTCAAGAGCGTCCTTCGCATGACTCCGAATGACATGCGGGAAATGGAGCGCCCTCCGCGAATGCGCAGCGGCCCTTGGTGGGACTGCATGCTTAAAACGTTCGATGGGGCTGCTGGGGCGGGCGCTGAGTTGCTAAGTATTGAATCGGTCGGGGGGAAGGAAGTTCATGATGACGCGCTCATGATGGGTGACATCTCTGCGGTAATTTTTGCGCTGTGTGTCATGGGCGTGCGCGACATGCAGTTTTTATGGACGCAGCTCGGCGGGATCGCCCGGAAGCACGGTGTCCACTGCGCTGGAGACACCGCATGCGGATTCGGCAACACGGCGATGGTTCTCGCCGAACAAAAGATGATCCCGCGGGTCTTCGCCGCGGTCGTGCGCGCCGTATCGGCAGTGCGCTCACTCGTTGCCTACGAGTGCGGCGCGGTCGGCCCGGGCAAGGATTGTGGCTACGAAAATCCGATTCTCAAAGCGATCACGGGATACCCGATGGCGATGGAAGGTAAAACGGCCGCGTGCGCTCACCTGAGTCCGCTGGGTAACATCGCCGCTGCTGCATGCGATACTTGGAGCAATGAGTCGGTGCAGAACATCAAGCTGCTCGGCGGGATGGCGCCGACCTGCTACCTTGAGCAGCTTATTTACGATTGCCGGTTGATGAATCAAGCTCTCGCGGACGGGCGTGACGCGGCGCTGCTCTATCGGAAATGGATGGTCGGCTCGGACGCCTCACTCGATCCGCAGGCTTACATCCTTACCCCTGTAAACTGCATCGCGATCGCCGAAGCCATCGTTCGAGCGCCTGATTACTACAACGCCGGGAAGGCGGCTGCTTTGACCGCGGTGAGTCTCCTGCGGGAGGGAATGCAAGCTGGTAGCCTCAAGATTAGCGAACGCGAGGTGCCATGGTTCGATACTATCCAGAAAACCGTCGAAAGTTTGCCTGTGAAGGAGGACCAATTCGTCGAACAAATGATGGCAACGGTCGATACGACGAAGTTCATCGCGGCGGATTACAATTTACCAGCATGA
- a CDS encoding corrinoid protein yields MNDIKKLTESVEEGNRAEAARLTKALLDAGFAPLEIVENGLMPGMAIVGEKFKSDQIFVPEMMLAARAMKESMAILEPMLVKAGIKPKYTAVIGTVQGDLHDIGKNLVAMMWKGANFGIVDLGVNVPPERFVAGVRQHGAQVVGLSALLTTTMPAMRMTINAIRDAGLKEVKVVVGGAPTTQKFAQEIGADGYGPDAATAVDVVKRLLGT; encoded by the coding sequence ATGAACGACATAAAGAAACTCACTGAATCCGTAGAAGAAGGCAACCGCGCCGAGGCGGCGCGGCTAACAAAGGCCCTACTTGATGCGGGCTTTGCACCGTTGGAGATCGTTGAAAATGGGTTGATGCCGGGGATGGCGATCGTTGGTGAGAAGTTCAAAAGCGACCAGATCTTCGTTCCAGAGATGATGCTCGCGGCGCGCGCGATGAAGGAGTCGATGGCGATTCTCGAACCAATGCTCGTGAAAGCCGGCATCAAACCAAAGTACACCGCCGTTATCGGCACGGTGCAGGGAGATTTGCACGACATCGGCAAGAACCTCGTGGCGATGATGTGGAAGGGCGCCAATTTTGGCATTGTGGATCTCGGTGTCAATGTTCCTCCGGAAAGGTTTGTCGCTGGAGTAAGGCAACACGGTGCGCAAGTGGTTGGTCTTTCCGCGCTGCTGACCACTACCATGCCGGCTATGAGGATGACTATAAATGCGATACGGGATGCCGGGCTTAAAGAGGTAAAGGTGGTTGTTGGCGGCGCGCCAACAACCCAGAAGTTTGCGCAGGAAATTGGGGCGGACGGCTACGGGCCCGATGCTGCGACAGCGGTGGATGTCGTTAAACGGCTGCTGGGTACATAA